A stretch of DNA from Carya illinoinensis cultivar Pawnee chromosome 12, C.illinoinensisPawnee_v1, whole genome shotgun sequence:
GGAGTGTCCACGCAGGGCTCCATGCATTCTTCAAAATATCAAGGCAAATCTCTCCTGTCTGCagaaaaaacatattatttttttttataagtaataataaattacaattttatttttctttgcaggCTGTGGGATTCAAACCCACGCCCACTTATGTGCAGCAGATCTTAAGTCAGCAGAAAAAACGTATTATATACCATAAACAATGCTCAATGAATCGCGTTAGCAGCATTGAATTGAGCATTAGCGTTGACCATAACCCCTAGCCTTCCAAGCAAATGATGCCAGCTCGATTCCTTAAATTCTCAATTCATTTATTAAGTTGTGACACCTTTGGCTCAATGGAAGGTAGCTTCACTCAACTTCACCATTTAGTAGGCCAATTGTGATTCTATATATGCTCTAGTGAGTTCAACAGGATATAGTGAGCTCTATAACTCTTCCTTCACTATCAACTGAAGATAACTTGTTAAGCCGACCTTAACTGATGTTTTCTCAATTATTAGACAGGGATTATCCTCATATCACTCCAGCAATATTCCACGTCCCACATTTGCTCATCACCAAATTCATTCATTCAACATTGAAATCCTAAATTCGAGAACTAGCAAATGCTTTGTGGAATCACACTCAGTCTACTTTGAGTGGCTCAGGCAATTCCAAGAAGTGAGGTGGATTTTATTGCATAATAGAATTTTCAAATTACTGaagaattttcttcttctttttcttctaacGTTTAAATGTATCTATTGTATGCTCTTTGTTTACTTAGATGCCACCTCTTTATGAGATGGAAGAAAATTACATCTACATACAAAAAAATGTCCTAAATCTAGCAGAACTCAAAAGGCAGTAATTTGAAAACTTGTTGACATTGTGCTTCAAATTTTCCCCCAAATTTCCAGAAATTCAACAAATTTCAGAGAAAACAAGACATATCTTTGCTCATCACCTCTCCAGCACCTCACAAGCTGGAGAGGAATTGTGGGGACACCACAGATTGCGGCTGTATGAAAGATGGCTCCTctttgtattctttggtgtatttggagtgaaagaaatgatagactTTTTGAGGATCAGGAACGTTCCATAGAAGAGTTTAGGAGGTTTTtttggaagactttatttaCGTGGGCCATCGCTCTAGAGCTTAATGGTCTCAGTTTCCAAGATTTCCTTGTATCAGTTACTAGAtcctaaataggtgtattcacatgtatacctccagtgtacctggaatatgcttattaataaaatttcttattacttaaaaaaaaaaaaaagtgcttcaGCATTTTCTTGAAAACCCCTAAACCCCATTTCTGCCAGCTAACCACGTACACAACCTTAAAACCCTATTTTACTGTTGTCCCATGATCCATTCTACCTTTCGTCTTCCCCGTGATCATCATTACTTTGATGGTGGAAAGGAACCATATACAACATAGTATATGTGTACATGCTAGTGTCTTCATAGGTACTGATAGTAATTGTAGAAAGTATATATCATACAGAAGATCCGTACCTTAAAATGAACGTTTGGATGAAAAATTTTTGTTAAGAACCTCACTTGAGGAGGTTGCAAAGGATACTGCTCAGGAACAGCAAAAGCAAGCTGGAAGATGCCACCCTCATAGGGAGTCTCTGACGGGCCCTAAATAAGTCAAATCCATCAAGCAACAACAACAACctaatttacttataaaaaaaaaaaaaaaaaaaaaaaaaaaaaaaaaaaacctaattcATCATGTTTTCTTCATCAACAACTGAGCATACCTTGATAAGAGCAGTCCATTTGAATATGTTGGAATCATCACAAACTAATTGAATATCTGGATCAGCCATTTTTTCCCGCTGCACCTCTTTGTACTCCTTGAAAAGCCTTGCCCTAGATGCCTGCAGACAACAAACATGTACAATTGATATGCTACTCTAGACCTAAATCTCCTACATCTTCAAGGCTAGATAATGGAGGCCATATGTGTTCGTGCAAAATGAAGCGACATGGACCTCCTTGGAAAGaaatgtataatataattacaagaATTGATGCAAAAAGACAAAAGGAATAACAAGCAATAAACAACCCGGACCTGATATCAACGCCtatctataaaaaatagaaCGGTTACACATGCCTACTTAAAACAATGATAGTTATGGCTAACCTGCATTTTGCTTCTCCTGCCGATCAAATTTGTCGAGAGTGAAAACCTAACAGTAAACCAGTGACGaaacataagaaaaacaaatgagatggcaatttctaaacaaaataagGAGTTTTTGCTACTTGTTATAATGTGACAGGCAGTCAAGTTATGCACAAGAATCGTACCCTGAAAGCCGAAGACGAGTAGTGGATGAAAGCTACAGTGACAGACTCTAATTCGGTACTAGATAAGCCTGAAGGAGTCTATCATTGATGTTAGACGACATGGTTGTAAGAGCATTAGTGATGGATTACGCAAATCCAAAAAAACTGAAGAGTTTATTTAGctaatagaatataaaaatatgctgcattggattatgcaaatgCAAAACAAGATGACTTCTAGCTACAGTAAATTAATGTTGTGGGTCATATTTGATTGATACTATAGCTCGaccaaattgaataaaaaaaatattttggggtCTGTGAACACTATCTCTTCCTCGATTTTTCCCTCTACCGAACTacacttttttcctttctttctcccGTGTGTTTTCTCCATTGTCCTTCTACCCAAACTCCTCTCCATTTTCCTTTTACCGAAActcctcttctcttcctctccattTTCCTGTCCTCTTGTCTTTCACACTTGGTAAGATTTCCTTTGCacgaaaatgagaaaaaaagagaaagtctGAGTTTTAGACAGATCTGGGTTGCAGCAACATTCCTTTGTTGCAGCAGCTTGTGTTTCGTCGCACTAGCACCAATCGAAGCCCTCTGGTTTCAGGGGGCCGCCATCCTTCAACCACATCCTCCCTGAGTTTCGAATAAAAGGTAAGTACGTGactatttgttttattgtgtaTTGATTTCGAAATGGTTTGTGAGGATTTTATTGTGGATTGAGAGTTTAGGGTTTGTTATTAGGGATTTTCGATTTTAGGGGTTGTAAACTTCTTTAGGGACTTTCGAATTTGTACCTGCATCTTGAATCCAATAATGGTCTTGTGATTTTGGGGTTTTAATCTATAATCCATTCGGTCCTCAAACAGGGCAGGAAGCtataaaacttataaaaaggCAACCAAAACCTCAAGCCGTGCATTTAGGTTACATGCATCAGCTTCTGAGTTCTTCGACTTCAATAAACCTGGCATATATTGCTTATTCAGATATTTTGgggtatttgttttttattagcAAGACTGGGCTtgtctttttgtattttgttattAAAACAATTGAATATGGGATTCCCTATCTTTCATTGGAACTATCTGTGTTCTGCCATCATCATGTGATATTATGCAAATTATTACTTTGCATTAGCATAATCCATTGCCTAAATTGCATTTGCATTATCATGTGATATTATGTAAATTAGATAACAAATTTAGAAAACTTGCATTTGCATAACCATCCATCCATTTCcagttatataaaaatttagaagaaCCAAAAAACAGCAAAAGGCGAAAAAATCTTGGATGCAGGAGTGTATGGGAGTACCCTTCAGATACAGATCTCGCAGAAAGGGAAAATATAGGAACCGAAAAGGGCATACCCACACGGCACCGCGAAGAGCAACGAAGAAAATGAACCAAGATATACCCAGCAGCGAATAGAAGTTTTTCTTCGGCACTTCACCTTCGAGATTCGTCTGACCGAATGGCCAAAACCGAGAATTGAAAACCCTAGTGTCCACTCTGTCAGGAACAGACCAAAtgcaaatggaaaatgatagggccaccgctggtggctcccgctggggGCCACCGCTggccctattttttttttttttaattttttctttttcttaatgattaagtaatttttttataatattattataatttttttatatttttttaaaatgtttaaaagtattaaaaaataatttaaaaaaaaaaatcaaaaaggcaaaaaattgTTTTTGCCTAACGGTGActcccagcgggagccaccagcGGTGCCTGTAGCACCGTCCCAAATAAGCAAATCCAAAACCAACAATACCAGTCAACGAGGGGCAAAAACGTATATAGCCGATGAAACGGTGGTAAAAACGTACAAAATAGGAAATAGGGGAACGAAAACGGAAAGCAAAAAGGATCAGGCAAGGGCAGAAACGTATATATGCAATCAAAGAAGGGCAGAAACGTAAAAAAAGGAGACACCAAAGTTGAAAGTAGGACAAACAAGAGCTGAAACGTAAAGAAGTGTAGTTCTGCTGTTCTGCAGCCACCGAGACTTTCTCCCGAGGCTTAATCCCCACTGCCATGTAGAAAATGATACATCAACTGAGCACATGATCTCAGCGTGAACCTGGCCGCACTATTGCAACGGCCAAATCACACTTTACAAATGAAGAAAGAATTGCTTCGATGAACAGAATTTGCTGCTgcgtcttcttcttcatcatttgttgcatttctctctctcacgcttcATTAATTCAGTATTCATCTGCtgcttctttctttgttttttatttttatttttatttttatttttttttgtagtgtttgGTCACCAGTCTTTATATCTTCAAAGACATGAAGCAACGTTCAAAGCACCAATCAGAGGCACCACTGTTACTATTTCTTGCTCTGTGCattttttatgggatttttgtTTCAAGCCTTTGGTTTTCTTGTAAACAAGACTAATGGAAAACTTGCAGAGAAGTAGTAGTGATGAAATTTGTTGTTTGGATTATGGTGGTGCCTATAGCTCTTCTGACCCAAAGTGATGCACAAATTGGtgcagaaaattttgaaaaaatgacttCAAGCCACTTTACGAaccattaaatatttttcatttatcatGGTGGAAATTACCAAATGGTGcagaaaattgaaggaaaagaaaccAAAGAGGAAATAACGACGGACTCACTTAACCCTGCAACTGCATTGGTCTCACATGCAACCAAACAAAAGCTGGAGCACAAAACAACTCAGCAAATTCAAGTTGACCTAAAGCCTTCAAATATAGAGAAAATTGATTAATTGAAGttgctagagagagagaagagagaaaagggtCGAGATCTTGGACCGGcggtcgagagagagagagagagagagagagagagagagagagggctagGGTTCGACAGAGAGAGCTTCGTGAATgtgggaaggagagagagagggggtggGTTTCGACAGAGAAGCTTCCGTATTGAtctaggcaattttttttttcctttgcaaTGCGGTCTACTATTGGGAAGATTTGGGCTCTACTTGGCAGGCTATCGTTGGTTGCCATTGTATGGAGAAAAACATAGACAAGATATTCTCTTTTTCCAAACTAACCATTTCGAAGGAAATGCTAAAAAAACAGAGCAttgtttataataatattttcctGTAAACCAAATGGGAAATAAGAAAGTAGCTAGTTTCAAACTTGAAAATGTGAAGATGGAAACAAGCAAGAGGAAGCAAGGCGCTCCATGCGGTGGTTCTCTGA
This window harbors:
- the LOC122289822 gene encoding protein PEROXIN-4 → MQASRARLFKEYKEVQREKMADPDIQLVCDDSNIFKWTALIKGPSETPYEGGIFQLAFAVPEQYPLQPPQVRFLTKIFHPNVHFKTGEICLDILKNAWSPAWTLQSVCRAIIALMAHPEPDSPLNCDSGNLLRSGDIRGYQSMARMYTRLAAMPKKG